The sequence below is a genomic window from Henriciella marina DSM 19595.
TACAGCCGGCGACGAACAGGCCAAGATCGACCGGCGTATAGTCGAAGATCTGCGGGAAAAGCGTGCCGAGCAGGATCATCAGGACCATCGGGCCATAAAGAAAGGCGCTGACAATCGCGCCGCCCAGGGTGAGCTGCAGGCTGAGCCATCGCAGAGGCCCAAGCTCTAGAAACAGGCTGACCGGCGTACGCATGCAGACCAGCCAGGTCTGCACGAACCCCTTGATCCATCGGCTGCGCTGATTGAGCCAGATGCTCATGTTCTCCGGTGCGGTTTCCACCGTCTCTGATCCTATCATCATCGTGCGACCGCCGAGACGCGCGATCCGCAAACCGAGGTCGGCGTCTTCAGTGACATTCCACGCATCCCAGCCGCCAAAGGCGATCAGGTCGGCGCGGCGAAAATGATTACTCGTCCCGCCCAGCATGACCGGCAGGCTGAGACTTGCCAGCGCCGGAACGTGCAGGCCGAACTGGACCGCATATTCAAGCGACCATTGGGCGGGCAACCAGCCATCGACACCATTGCTCGCGACCAGCGGGGCCTGCACGCATTTCAGCGTCTCACCCTCTCGGCGAAAAAGATCATAGGCATCACGCAATTGCGCGGGATGCGGCCGGTCTTCCGCGTCGAGGACAGTGATGTATTCGCCCAATGCAGCGGCCAGGCCGTAATTGAGCGCGCGCGGCTTGGTCATGGGCTCTGCTGGCGGCACCACGAGACAGTCTGTGCCTGCCGGAAAGCCTGCCGCCAGCGCCGCATCAAGCGTGCCGGGGTCGTCAGCCTCGATCAGTAACATGATATCCAGCTTGCCTTCGGGCCAGTCGATCGCGCGAAGGCTCGTCGCAAGTTGCTCCATCATGTTCTGCTCATGGCGAAGCGCAATCACGATGGAATATATCGGAAGGTCTTCGTCGCTATTCTGATTGCTGGCCTGCTTTGGCCTCGCGGTCAGATTTTCCAAAACGCCGATGATCGTCAGGGCGAGACGCCAGACGACTGTGAGAGAAAAAAGAAGCCAGAATACGACCTTCGCCGCGACGCCAAGCCACACCGGCACTAGCAATGCTGCAACGACCAACGCAACGATGAGACCGCCAAAGGCTTCCCATTGCCATCGTGTCAGCCGTTCACGTGCACTTAAATCGGGCGGCAGGGCCCGCGACTGCGAGAGCGCCTCCAGAAGGTGCGGTGCGCCCGTTCCGGTGTCCGGCGCCTCCAGCCAGACGACATTGTCTTGAGATGCCCCCGCATGCATTCCTCGATAGAAGCGGTTTCTTGAGTTAATTCAAGGTTGTTTCAACTCAATCGGCTAGAAAGGTGGCGAGCGCGTGTCCGCTTTGCCACGCTGCCTCGACACGCGGCGCGATCCGCCAGTCGCCGATAACGCCAATCTTCCGGGTGTCGTCCCAGCCAAATGGGCTACCGGCCGATACATCCGTCTTTGCATAGAGCCAGCGATGCGCCGCCAAATAGACCGGGCGAGGCGCGCCGGTCATCTCGCAGAATACATCGGTCAGCGCAGCAGCGACATCCTCCTTGTCCATGTCGACATGCTCGCGCGTCCATTCTGGTGAGGCGTGCAGGACCCAGGTCTGCGCGCCGGACCGACCGGGCTTTGACGCGTTACAGGCCGCCCAGGAGAGAGGCGCCTTGTTGATCCTGGCTGCCTCCCAGCCCGTTTCCAGCGGCGCGGCAAAGGCCAGCATGACCGCCCAGCATGGCGCGGTCGTGGCAGCTTTTGCCTCGTCGGCGAGGGCCGGACTGATGTCCTCAAGTAGCTCACCTGCCTGTTCTGCCGGAATGGCGAGAATGACGGCGTCGAACGGCCCCTGCCGGCCTGCATTGTCGAACCGGACATGGCTGCCATCGGCACGGCGCTCGATCTCAACGGCGCGTTCACCCCAGCTGATATCGAACCCGGACGCCATGGCCTTCACGATGGAATTCATGGAAGGCGCGCCAACATACCAGACATCGGCTGCCTCTGGAGTCGTCATCGTCGTCGTCCAGCCATCCGGCCCCGGCGCGATTTCAGCGCCGCGCGGCGACCATCTGGCAACGTGGCCCCCTGTTTCGAGGCGTTCGATAAGCCTTCGGAAGCCCTCGTCGCGTGCGGTAAAGAATTGCGCACCATGGTCGAACCGCAGCTCACCTACCGGTGAACTGGCCCGGCGTGTTGAAAGCCGTCCGCCAGCGCCCCTGCCTTTGTCGAACAGCCGGACATCGTGGCCCTTGCCCTTAAGGTCCGCAGCGGCGCCAAGCCCCGCGACCCCGGCCCCAATGATTGCTATTTTCATCGTGACTTCTCCTCTCCCGCCATAGACCTAGCTTGCCTGACAGGATGGCAAGACGGCACGTGTCCTGATTTGTAAACTGTTCAGCGCACGGGGCGGGAAAGATCTGGGTCATGGCAAGGAAACGCACTTCTAACAGAACGGTCGCCAAACGCGACCTTCCCCAGAAGACCTGCCCGACCTGCCAGCGCCCCTTCACCTGGCGCAAGAAGTGGGAATCGGTCTGGGACGAGGTGGTCTATTGCTCGAAACGATGCCGCCAGGACGGTCGCCGTAACTGAGTGCTGCGATAATTATCGAAAAGCAATGAATCCCAAGACCTTGATTCATTGTAATTTCTGAAAATTCCTTATTGTTTTTCGCTAATCACATATTGAAAAACAATAATTTCATTGCTAGATCAATCTCGTCGGCGGCACAGAGACAAACCAGCCCCGGCAAGAACCAAACAACCGGCAATAAAGCCGGGATCTTGCAACCAAGGAGTACTATCAGATGCAACCGCTCGCCTCCCAGACCACCGAACCCCGTCTGGAACAGACCGCGATGAAAGCCGGCGCAATGCCAGCCATCGCGCGCCCCGCCGGACCCGTGTCCGGAAAGGCGGCCAACGACAATGCTGGCAATTGGAGACCCACCCTCCTGGTCCAGCGCCGCCGCCGCCTCAACAGGCGAGCCGGTCGCGTCTAGCGAAGTCAGGTGGTCCGGGCCGGGAGACTCTCACTCTCATCGCGCCCTCCCGACCGAGCCCCTGAACAAACCGCCCTGCCCCGCCCGGCAGGGCGGTTTTATATTTGGCCGACAAGGGCGGTGTTATATTGGAGAGCGGAAAAGTTTGGGCCGTATCCAGCCAGCCATGCGGAAATGCACTGGAACGAACGCTTCATCCTCATCGGACTCAAACAGCACTGCCGTTCCGGTGGGCAGCTTCTCTTCCAGCTTACGCGCAGCGCCCGCATCCACACTGCCTGACTGCTGCATGATGGATAGCGCCGTCTCATGCATACCCGGATTGTGACCGATCAGCATAAGCGTTGAGGCGTCCTCGGC
It includes:
- a CDS encoding glycosyltransferase family 2 protein, with amino-acid sequence MHAGASQDNVVWLEAPDTGTGAPHLLEALSQSRALPPDLSARERLTRWQWEAFGGLIVALVVAALLVPVWLGVAAKVVFWLLFSLTVVWRLALTIIGVLENLTARPKQASNQNSDEDLPIYSIVIALRHEQNMMEQLATSLRAIDWPEGKLDIMLLIEADDPGTLDAALAAGFPAGTDCLVVPPAEPMTKPRALNYGLAAALGEYITVLDAEDRPHPAQLRDAYDLFRREGETLKCVQAPLVASNGVDGWLPAQWSLEYAVQFGLHVPALASLSLPVMLGGTSNHFRRADLIAFGGWDAWNVTEDADLGLRIARLGGRTMMIGSETVETAPENMSIWLNQRSRWIKGFVQTWLVCMRTPVSLFLELGPLRWLSLQLTLGGAIVSAFLYGPMVLMILLGTLFPQIFDYTPVDLGLFVAGCTGCLVADILAPGKWSLSRAIAIVTRPLYWPLLTAAAIKAVIGLVLRPSYWAKTPHMPSA
- a CDS encoding NAD(P)/FAD-dependent oxidoreductase, translated to MKIAIIGAGVAGLGAAADLKGKGHDVRLFDKGRGAGGRLSTRRASSPVGELRFDHGAQFFTARDEGFRRLIERLETGGHVARWSPRGAEIAPGPDGWTTTMTTPEAADVWYVGAPSMNSIVKAMASGFDISWGERAVEIERRADGSHVRFDNAGRQGPFDAVILAIPAEQAGELLEDISPALADEAKAATTAPCWAVMLAFAAPLETGWEAARINKAPLSWAACNASKPGRSGAQTWVLHASPEWTREHVDMDKEDVAAALTDVFCEMTGAPRPVYLAAHRWLYAKTDVSAGSPFGWDDTRKIGVIGDWRIAPRVEAAWQSGHALATFLAD
- a CDS encoding DUF2256 domain-containing protein encodes the protein MARKRTSNRTVAKRDLPQKTCPTCQRPFTWRKKWESVWDEVVYCSKRCRQDGRRN